The Geothrix sp. genome has a window encoding:
- a CDS encoding biopolymer transporter ExbD yields MSFTPGSRRGAMADINMTPLIDVMLVLLIIFMIAAPMMTTGVDVKLPESRTGRNLESEALTVSVTFDGRLQFDKAFMALPVLANQLKARAQSGGKRPVLVRADHNVPYGRVIQVVDAIREAGFTQVGFVTAAAPAVPPPSLGTDAK; encoded by the coding sequence ATGTCCTTCACCCCAGGATCCAGGCGCGGCGCCATGGCCGACATCAACATGACGCCCCTCATCGATGTGATGCTGGTGCTGCTGATCATCTTCATGATCGCGGCGCCCATGATGACCACGGGCGTGGATGTGAAGCTGCCCGAGAGCCGCACGGGCCGCAACCTGGAGAGCGAGGCCCTCACGGTGTCCGTCACCTTCGACGGCCGCCTGCAGTTCGACAAGGCCTTCATGGCCCTGCCCGTGCTGGCCAACCAGCTGAAGGCCCGGGCCCAGAGCGGCGGCAAGCGCCCGGTGCTGGTGCGCGCCGATCACAATGTGCCCTATGGCCGCGTCATCCAGGTGGTGGACGCCATCCGGGAGGCGGGCTTCACCCAGGTGGGCTTCGTCACCGCCGCCGCGCCCGCCGTCCCGCCCCCCTCCCTCGGCACCGACGCGAAATGA